The nucleotide window actgcgccatgacaggaactccagcaatgctgTCATTCtttgtggatttgtttttattatgttgtctGCTTGTCCGTTAAAATTCCATCCATATTCATCTTGTACATCTTGGACTGGCAATTCGGAGCCCAGCTCTTAACCAGGTTGTTTCCCTAGATACTCCTGGGCAAAAGAGATTAGAAAGATTGATACCAGAAAAGGCATCAGGTCCCTTGCGATCAGTCCAGAAAAACTTCTTGGAAGAGATGGAATTTCAAGAGCTTAATGAAGACAGCATGGTGGTCTGAGGGAGGGTCCTGGAGTAGTTATAGGAGCTCAGAGATTCAAGAGGGATCACCTGACTAAGAGAGTGGTGAGCATGTGAGCCAAAGAGAAAGGGTCTGAGGCAGGACAAATGGAGAGTGAGAAGGGAGAGTAAAATCTTTTAAGGTCCCTTTTAAGGCTTGGGACCCTGAAGCAGAGGAGGCAACTCTCCATCCTAAGAGGACAACAGGAGGGTCACTGCTGAACCTGGAGTGGGGAAATCATGGTGGTGACATCTGTGGCTGCTACATAGGGTCTTGTCCTGAATGACACCAGCAATAGGCCTTATGTCAATGAGGGACTgctgggagcagagctgggaggacCCACGTGCCATTCAGATCCGCGTGCCTGGTGTTTCTGCCAGCATAATTCAGTCTCTGTGGGCCTTGTCCTTAACTACTGGTGAACCGACTGTTCCTTGGGTGGCAGATAAAGGCTGACTCAGAAGGCCTTGTAGGAGGAAGTGGAACCAATTACAGAAACTGAAAAGAGGGAACATTTTTCTGCAACTATGGGGAGAATGAGGGGCTGGGCAGGTCACCTTGGACTATGAGAATAAAGATCAGACGTAAGGGAGCAgaagagacacccccccccccccagagaaaGTACAAATGGGCACTAAGTCAGGGAGGGGGTACAAGTTGGCCTGTGTATAGTAGTGTATGGTGGGTATGGGGTATCACTATAGCCAGACCACAGGCCCCCTTATGTGGGAGGCCTATGGGACAGCTGAGAAAAGCTGGTGCCTCTGATGGCAGCCCAAGAGGATTCTGTAATAGCCTATCTGGAATGAACTAGGCACACACCTGCATATATAACAACCTCGACAAGCAGTGGATCCTTGGAGTTGTGTTAATGGTCTGTGAGGAGCATGGAGGCAACTCCAGGACCAATTCTGAGGATTTTGCTGAATCCATTGGCAAAGGTTTCTTTCCCCATCTCAAGGGCCCGCTGAGGAAGCTGGAAGACTCCTGTGTTGGGGATCCACAGAGAGCAGGCCAGGAGAAGGGTGAACACAGTCCCAGAAGGCAGATAGAACAGGCCTGCTGAGCTCAGGACCTTCAGATAAAGCCCAGAGAGTACCAAATCCAGGGCAAAGGCCTTATGGGTGCCAAGGAAGGAACAGACAGACCCAGAGAGAAATGGGCAAGACACAGCATAAGAGCATGTAGCTGGGAGCGGAGACAGCCAGGACTTGAATGGCAGGGAGCATATAACAGTGAAAACCCATCTCAGCTTGGGCAGATCAGTATCCAGCATTTCCCCAGGGACCTACCACCTAATACTCATCCAAGTGTGGAATCAGGAGGtgttgggtggggagggagaggaggacagAAGACAAGAGCAGCCACCCAGGGACCTGAGCTCAGGGCCTCTCATCACAGACTCAAGTGCAGAGAATCAGGTTGGCAAACGGTGGCTGCGGGGACATATCCGAGGGTCTTGCCACCCCCAGAGTAAAGGCCCCGAAGGGGACAGGTTATGACCTTCAGGACGGCCAGCCTAGCCAGCACCCCATCTCAGGCAGAGCAGAAATGTGCCTGCTGCAGTCCTCCCCACTAGCCTCggcaaggggaagggagggaaggagagctaAGAGGGAATGGACTGACTGCAAGATTGGAAGAGCCTGTGCAGTGAGACCCAGCTGGGCCCCGGGCTCCCTGATGAAAACACTCACTGACCACGCTGCCCCCTACACACAATCAAAAGGAGGGAGAGTCTGTTCCCATGGCATCTCTGCTATTGCCATCCGGTGCATTAAAACAAGTTGACTCAGGGTCCCAGGACCTGGAGCGGGAGGTGGAAGCAGCTCCTCATCTACCAACTTCGACTCAGAAGGGGACCTCGAaccagccacctcctcctcctttccctttctaGTGAAGGGAAAGGACCTGAGACAGAGGAGGGGGGGAATGGGCGGGACCTGATTGGCATGCGAGATTCTATTGGTCAGAGGAGATGCCGCTTAGGAGGGCACCTCTGTCGAGGATTGGCTGCGCGAGGAGGGGCGCGGCTCGGCAAAGACCGGGCCAAGGGGTGGGGCTGACGCTGCAGCTGGCGCAGCTCAGACTctgagccgccgccgccgccgaacCGCCGAGCAGCCACCTTCCACTGCCTGTTCCCGCGCCCGGGCCGGGGCTAGGCCCCCACCGCCGGGTCCCCGGGGGCTGCagcagcggcggcagcagcgCCGCCCGCGGTTCCCGCCGGGGCCCGGGCGCCGGCCCCGCTCTGCAGGATGGGCACGGTGCTGTCTCTTTCCCCCGCCTCCTCGGCCAAGGGCCGGAGGCCCGGCGGGCTGccggaggagaagaagaaggcgCCGCCCGCTGGGGACGAGGCGCTTGGGGGCTACGGGGCGCCGCCAGTGGGCAAGGGCGGCAAAGGCGAGAGCCGACTCAAGCGGCCGTCGGTACTCATCTCGGCCCTCACCTGGAAGCGCCTGGTAGCCGCAtctgccaaaaagaagaaaggcagcAAGAAGGTGACGCCCAAGCCAGCGTCCACCGGCCCCGACCCACTGGTCCAGCAACGCAACCGCGAGAACCTTCTCCGCAAGGGTCGGGACCCTCCCGACGGCGGCGGCGCAGCCAAGCCCCTGGCGGTGCCTGTGCCCACCGTGCCCGCGGCCGCTGCCACTTGCGAGCCGCCGTCAGGGGGCAGCGCCGCCGCACCACAGCCTGGTTCGGGCGGAGGgaagccgccgccgccgccgcccccagccccgcaggCAGCGCCGCCGGTACCCTGGCGGCTCGCCGAGGAGGGTCATCGTGCAGGCTTCCACCGGCGAGCTGCTGCGCTGCCTGGGCGACTTCGTGTGCCGACGCTGCTACCGTCTCAAGGAGCTGAGCCCGGGAGAGCTGGTGGGCTGGTTCCGCGGAGTGGACCGCTCGCTGCTGCTGCAGGGCTGGCAAGACCAGGCCTTCATTACGCCCGCCAACCTGGTGTTCGTGTACCTGCTGTGCCGGGAGTCGCTGCGCGGGGATGAGCTGGCATCGGCCGCTGAGCTTCAGGCCGCCTTCCTCACCTGTCTCTACCTCGCCTACTCCTACATGGGCAACGAGATCTCCTACCCGCTCAAGCCCTTCCTCGTGGAGCCGACAAGGAGCGCTTCTGGCAACGCTGCCTGCGCCTCATCCAGCGGCTCAGCCCGCAGATGCTGCGGCTCAATGCCGACCCCCACTTTTTCACGCAGGTCTTCCAAGACCTCAAGAACGAGGGCGAGGCCGCCGCCGGCTCCGGGGGTCCACCCAGCGGGGGAGCGCCCgcggccccctcctcctcctcagctgcCAGGGACAGCTGCGCGACTGGAGCCAAGCACTGGACTATGAACCTGGACCGCTAGGGAAATCCAAGGGCCGCCCCGCTTCCCGCCCCAGCCCCTGACACACACTCGGAGCCCCCCGGGACCATCAAGCCGCCGCCGCTGTTACAGCCGGTCCAAGCCGTGGCCCGAGAAGGAGCCGCCCCTGCCCCGCAGGGGAAGGTGGAGGCCAGGATGCCGGAGCCGCGGCGTCTGGATTTGTTGGGCtcagggtgggggtagggggtgagAGCGGGAGGGGACCCCCAACGTAACCCTTTCTATCTTCGTCCCCATCTCTTCAGTTCTGCCCGGGACTCTGCCTCCCCTTCTGTGTGTGACTGTAAGTCCGTCTCCCtcggatttgtccatttcttcatctcCTGTATCTTCACCTTCTCTCTTGCCTTTCCATCTCCATCCCTGCCTTTCCAGTTTCTGTTCCTTGGGTGTATTTCCGTCTGGATCTTACCCCCTACATGACTATCTCTCATTACCCCGTTTGTCTTTCTGCACCTGTGTCGCCACCTCCCGTTCTCTTTTTCCTCGCTCCTGGTATTTGTCACCATTTCCTCTCCTGTCTGCCTTCCCCCCATCTGCCTGTGTCAGCTTGCATTTCTTCCCCAGACTGAGCCCCCCTTACTCTTCTCTCCGGACCAAAGGGaacattatttcttaatttggATCGGCTGAGGTGGTGCCGCGAGAAACTGCAGCCCCAGGAGCCCAGACAAACCACCAGGATGGTCCTTCGCCCCACCCCCACGGCCTCTCCCTACCTTTTCCAACGTGTTGCATGCCGggagttgggggggagggggatgccAGCTTCAGGAGGCTgaggtttgggaaaaaaaaatcaatctaggAGGTCACCctggcagcggcggcggcgcctCAGCGGAAGggtgggaggagacagaaaacTCTTCTTACTCTGAGGGAGGGGCACCCTTCTTCCTTATCCTTAGAtgtaccccccccccttttaatttatttggtggtttcagagggaggggggagggatggggtgggccGGGAGCTGTCTGAGGTGCTGATCTGAGGTCGGACCGGAATTCTCCCGGGAGGGTACCAGGGACTGGTTTGGACCTGGTGCCATATCCAAGGTGCCAATGTTGAGGGCCGACGGTGCGGGCCGCGttgtctgtctgtccgtctgtcCCGGAGAGAACTATAAAGCGCTGGAAGCGCCTGCAGATGTTTTTGCGCCGGCCTTTTTTtgggccctgggagggagggagtgggagtggaaCTGTCACAGGCAGGGCAGAAGGGCCGCCGTAGACCTAGTGCAGAAGGTCAAGTCCCTAAGGTTTTGCTTCCCCTCCTCTCGCTggcttccattttacagagggtAAAGTGAGGGAGTCAAGGGTTGAGGCTTGATGGTAAAGTTGAATTCCTGCCTtccactgaccccccccccccattttcatCTTGTCTGACCTATCTACTCATTAATGCCCAGGCCTTTTAGAGAATAAGTGATATGGACAGCAGAAGTTGTTTCCTTTTACAGAGCGGTTCGTTGAGGTAGCCCCAGCTAGTTAttgctgcttttctcttcctcctccatctctccctgccATACATCCTATCTAGAGTCAGGTCAGGCCTAAGTCTGCCTTCATTCTCCAGTGGGGCCTGAAAGCCACACTTAGCCCCATACAATTTTCCCCACCCATGGAGCTGCTGCAAGGCTGCTTCAGTCACACATCCACCTGGGGCAGCCTTGGGAGGCCCATCCCTGCTTAAGACTCAGACACTGGTCCTTCATTCCAGGGAGGCTAGGACACAGGCAGCCTGTGAGACAGGAGCCATTTTGGGGggttgaaagaagaaaagctattTGAGATTCCTCTTTTGTCACCGTTGCTTTCTTAAACACATAGCTAAGAGCCCCATTCACTATTTCATTGGCCCAAGGAGGCCTGGCTCCAGTAGAGCACTGAGCCTGGTCGCCACGGAGACCTCGGAGGATCTGGAGAGAGAACCCAGAGAGGCCTGTAAAGAAAAGGCCCGCGTCCGCTGTCCGTGGTGCTGACGGGAGCGCTGGGACAGGGAGAGGGCTTGCAGGAGCAAGAGGCGTTGCAGACTCGGCCTCAATTAGGTTTTCCGGGTAATTTAGGAGTAGGGTGTAATCCGTTCTGGTGGCGAGTTACAGGAGTCTGGACCCCAAGCCCAGAAATGCCGGCTCCTACTTGCTCTCATAGGAGGACAGACCTCGACTCTCCCCTGCCTGGCCCCAGCGCCCTTTCAACCCGGCTTGGAGCCGGAAATCCCCAGTCCAGATTTGTGAATCGAGTTCCCGGGGCGAGGGggcgggagaggaggggagagctgGCGGAAGGGAAGGCGGGAGCAGCCGCCCATTGGCTGGAATTTGGCGCAGTCAGCGAGGTGCCGTCATCTCTCTGGGTTTGGCAGGAGTGAGGGAGGAGCACTTGGGTCACCCCGTGGCTGTCGCCATAGTAACCAGACTGAGCGGGCAGGGCCATCTTTCCACTCTCCCACCTCTGTTGGGCGGTGGAGGAAAACAATCCTGGTCCACCTTATTTGCAACTAGTTAGTGAGACTACTTGATTGGAATTTCTGCCTTAGACGAGCCTAACGGGGATGGGAAAGAGACCTGATAGCCTACAGAGACCCCCAAACATCCTGCCCTTAGGGGCCCGCTAGATACTGCCCCTGAACTTATAAACACAGCACCCTTCCAGTTGCTGCACTCACTTCGGCGCACAGCACCACACCCACCTCAAAGAACCTGTGGTCTGGCACTTGGAGAcctagaatgagaaaaaaaagcctCAGTGCAGGGTGTCAAATTAAATCTCACTTTCCTTGCCATGCCCCAAGGCATGAGACACTGCCATAATCCGATTAGGAGGTGAGGGACTGGAGGAGGATCAGCATGAATACAAGGAAGAATTAGCCGCCTGGGTCAAACTTGGTCAGACTCCTGTTTTttcaggaaaggggaggggggttAAATGGAGAAAGGCTCAGAATAACCTTCTGAGAAGGCAAGATGAGAGTAAATGCAGAAATAGAGTGAAGTCTCTTTATTGCCTAGAAGCGAACCTCTGGGAAGGTGTCCAGGCTGAGGTGGGAGGTGATGAAGAGGACCCAGAGCTCTAGAGTGAACCCAGcacaggagagggatggactgaggaaAGAATGGAGATGGAGGATACGAGACAGAAACCCAGCTGGAGCCATGACTCAGCACTTCCCCTCAGCAAAGGGCCTGAGGTGACTCTCCCATGGGGcagcagagaggagaagggagcagGAAAGCAAATGGGCAAGTAAATGGTGATCTGACCATTTGCATGATACATGCTGAAACATCTATTGATATACGACACATTTTAACCTAGAAGCAGGTACATATGCACTTATAGTGATGAAATTTCATTCAGTTATAACACAGATACATCTCTACTCACCTTCCTTGCCCCCCTTCCTGGAGCAGAGGACATCCTGTCCTGAGAGATATGCTTGCCTGTCCCTGGAATACCCTGGCACTTATTAggaaaggagaagtaaaaaaaaattgcagacatgtggaggggtgtgtgtgtatgtgtgtgtgtatgtgagagagagatggTTGTCAAGGTAACTGCTTTGCCTGCCAAGCAGGGTGCCCAGCAACCAGAGCATCTGGCAGTATCCAAGGGGACATCCTGTGGCCTCTACCCGCTGAGACTCTGCCTCAGGCACCCAGATGGGCATCTCTGGAAGATTTCTACAACAGAGGCTGCCAAAGCAGCCCCTCTGAGCATGCCACCATGACCAGGGACATCTGGCAACCAGGGAGAGGCCTGACCTTCATGTGCCCCACTTTAAGTGCTCCTTTTCACCCTCTTATACATTGTAAGCAACATTTGCCACAAATGCCCTCAAGACAGCCAGGGTTAAACTTTAAAGACCTTTATTAAGACCATGACCTTTCCTCTCAGCACCTTGCCAGACATTCAACAAGAAGGTCGTCTATAACCACGCAGGTTAGGTGTGTAAATGACGGATAGAAAAATTGCTTTAGTTCTGTGTGATGAAAGATTGGGTATAAGACAGATAAACTGCAGGGCACAGTCTCAGGATTCACCTTCCTTTGACCTGAGTTTGATATATTGATGAGGTTTTTAGAAGATAGATCTTTTTCACTTGTAGGCTCGCTGGCTGACTTTTCACTCCAGCAGCCCCGACTTCCTATTTTCTCAGCATTCAGGCTAAACCTCTCAATGTCTGGCTTAAAATTCTCCCAGTTCAGTTTGGGCTTTCACGGCATTTCTTTCTCCGTAGATCCTCCTCACTATTTCTTTAGCGAAGTCTCTTTCTACTTGGTGATATTGCCCACAGTAGTTACTCACTTTTTACatgtccccccaacccccgcctttttttttttttactctttggtCATAGTCTCCTGTGACTGACATCTACCTTCAAGCCCATAAATCATAAAattagtctgtgtgtgtgtatatatatggaggGGTGATGATAAACAATGTAAATAGGAAAAGAGGTGTTACTTTCtacattttacttcttaaaaaatagtttacACTTTATACCAGAAAAACACAGACTATCaagaaaagcagggagttcccctgcggctcagtaggttaggaacctgactagtatccatgaggatgtgggttctatccctgacctcgctcagtggtttaaggatccggcattgctggagGTCCCATAGGGGATCAGTGGAaccgaatttgactagcatccatgaggatgcagttttgacccctggcctctctcactgggttaaagatctggcgttgccatgaactgtggtgtaggtttcagacctggcttggatctggcattgctgtggctgtggcataggccagcagctgtagctccaattcaacccctagcctaggaagttccatatgctgcgggtgtggcctaaaaaaaaaaaaaaaaaataggaaagatgtCATGGTGGAAAACTTGCTCTACcagatattaaaatttattatagagCTAAAGCAGCTAAAACATAAGGCACTGAAAACAAGAATAGACATATCAATAAGCAGAATAGATAATCCAAAGCTCAACTCCAGCATACATGGGAATTTAACATATGACAAAGGCATCACTTCAAATCCACTGGGAAAAGATGGATTAGTTAGTAAATGGTTTTGGGACAACTGGGAATTCATttatatgatgaaaaaaaaagtcaatccttCCTCATTCTTTACCCTCCAGATAAGTtccaaattgatttttaaaatacaaagaaaaaaaaactaaaaaaaaaacttagacaagagaaaaattgaaagtatCTATTAGAAATTTAAATGCACATACTTTTCTACTCCAGAGTTTCAATTTCTAGTACTGACCCTAGAGAAATACTTAAATGTGTGtacaaagatttttttgtgtttttgtttagagagagataaaatggaatcaaCCTAAAATATCCACTAGTAGGTTAGAAGTTTAAAACACGTTTGATATATTCAAATTACTGAATACCACAGTACGCAGATTAAAAGAatggactggggagttcccgtcgtggtgcagcggaaatgaatctgactaggaaccatgaggttgcgggttagatccctggccttgttcagtgggttaaggatccacagttgccgtgagctgtggtgtagtttgcagaccttagatctggcattgctgtggctgtggtgtaagccagcagctatagctccgatgagaccctcagtctgggaacctccatatgccatgggtgtggccctgaaaagacaaaaaacaaaaagaaaagaaaagaaaaatgcattggaTTGGAGGTACTGACAGGAAAGATATCCAAAACATGCAGTATCAGTAGAAATTGCATAACgatatacacagtactatatcatttatgcaaaagcaaaacaaatcaaactttaatttctctgtgtgtgtgtgtgtataatagaAGCTTAAGAAAGATACATATCACTCTTAATCTGTGACTTCTGGGAAGGAACTGGGATCGATGTTGTCTAGGAGATTTTCACCTTATCTGTGgagtttaattttttacattaagaATGTATTAGTATATTATTTgcataattagaaaataagaatgtgACTAGtcaaatactaaataaaatacttgaagaaaatgtgggtttattattattactgcattTCGGGTTGGGTGGAGAACATTTTTTTAGCGCTAGAGAgatcttaaagaaaaagattgattCATCTGATGCCATTGAAACTTTTGAATGTTAGAGAAATTGAGAAGAACAATCACAAACAAGATTGAGAGTGTATGTACAACACAATAaattttcaatagaaaaataaaactgcgAAGAGGTAATTCAAACCATTATTTACACAAACAATGTAAATGATCAATAAACACATGGGAAGATACTAGACTTTGTTATTGACCAaagaaattcaagtcaaaacaGCAGTGGGATAGTGCATCTCTTACACTGACAAAGGTTATAAAAATGAACAGTTTCAACCATGACAAAAACATGGGGAAATGTGACCTTTTCCAGCACTGTTGTAGACATATATGTTAGTCCAGTCTTTTTGGAGAGCTACTTGACTATGCATCAAAATGTAAAAGGCAGTATTCTCTTTGTCCCAACTACATTTCCAGAAATTTGCCCTAAGGAGCTAAGTGAGAAAGGACCTAAGACAAGGATACTTATTATAACgttgtttataataataaaaaattgaatgCCTCAGTAGGAGATTAAGTAAATTGTGATAAATCAGTATTCATTGGGATATTATGGACCATTTAAATGATACAGTAATCTACATTAAAAATGACCATGACAAAGTGAAAATAGTAGGTGTAAGAAGAGAGAGGTCTTTAAACAGCTGTCCTCTTCCTGTCATTCAGATCTCAACTTAACAGCCACCTCTTCCTGATAACTTCATCTCAGCCCGCCCCATAGTCACCCTTCATCTTATGCCCCTGATTGATTTCTTCATGACAATTGTCCCTGCCtgataattttttgttatttattttgtatcaggTCAATAAAAGGTCTATTTGTTTACTGCTCGATTCCCTGTTCCTGGCAGTAGGCAGTCAATAGATATATATTGAattagtgtttgtgtgtgtgtgtgtgtgtgtgtgtgtgtgtacgacaGAAAGCTTTAGGATATTTATTAAAGTGTTAATGGTTATTCGAAGTAGAGGGAATTTAAATGATTAGTTTTACCCTCTTCTGAGTTTTTTAGTTAATTACAATGAATTGTACTATTGTTATTACctaaatagaagaagaagaaaagataaagaaagaaaaagagatagaaataaagaagaggcgttcccgtcatggttcagtggttaatgaatctgactaggaaccatgaggtttcgggttcaatccccggccttgctcaatgggttaaagatccagcattgccatgaactgtggtataga belongs to Phacochoerus africanus isolate WHEZ1 chromosome 3, ROS_Pafr_v1, whole genome shotgun sequence and includes:
- the CDK5R2 gene encoding LOW QUALITY PROTEIN: cyclin-dependent kinase 5 activator 2 (The sequence of the model RefSeq protein was modified relative to this genomic sequence to represent the inferred CDS: inserted 1 base in 1 codon; deleted 1 base in 1 codon), which translates into the protein MGTVLSLSPASSAKGRRPGGLPEEKKKAPPAGDEALGGYGAPPVGKGGKGESRLKRPSVLISALTWKRLVAASAKKKKGSKKVTPKPASTGPDPLVQQRNRENLLRKGRDPPDGGGAAKPLAVPVPTVPAAAATCEPPSGGSAAAPQPGSGGGKPPPPPPPAPQAAPPVPGGSPRRVIVQASTGELLRCLGDFVCRRCYRLKELSPGELVGWFRGVDRSLLLQGWQDQAFITPANLVFVYLLCRESLRGDELASAAELQAAFLTCLYLAYSYMGNEISYPLKPFLVEPXKERFWQRCLRLIQRLSPQMLRLNADPHFFTQVFQDLKNEGEAAAGSGGPPSGGAPAAPSSSSAARDSCATGAKHWTMNLDR